One segment of Panicum virgatum strain AP13 chromosome 3K, P.virgatum_v5, whole genome shotgun sequence DNA contains the following:
- the LOC120698798 gene encoding DUF21 domain-containing protein At4g14240-like isoform X2, giving the protein MAAAAGRARAVSLAAAARVVAATARPASSAAAAGRARAVSLAAAARVVAATARPASSAAAAAGVGAMALIVQGEDTAFGTLEWWAYAGTSCFLVLFAGIMSGLTLGLMSLGLVELEILQRSGTDAEKAQAAAILPVVQKQHQLLVTLLLCNAAAMEALPIFLDRIFHPVVAVILSVTFVLAFGEVIPQAICTRYGLAVGANFVWLVRILMVLCYPIAYPIGKLLDCALGHNESALFRRAQLKALVSIHGKEAGKGGELTHDETTIISGALDLTEKTAAEAMTPIESTFSLDVDSKLDWEAIGKILARGHSRVPVYSGNPKNIIGLLLVKSLLTVRAETETPVSAVSIRRIPRVPSDMPLYDILNEFQKGSSHMAAVVKAKPKTEPPANKTEPNREAVGPAQLTAPLLSNAEERADNVVVDIERPHNRQVNGNTASNTVPRASEDIEDGEVVGIITLEDVFEELLQEEIVDETDEYVDVHKRIRVAAAAAASSVARAPSVRRLTGQKAANRQGQQQPAGILKKPTEGESNPSKQVNLVEPLLENRR; this is encoded by the exons atggcggcggcggcggggagggcgcgggcggtgagcctggcggcggcggcgcgggtggtggcggcgacggcgcggccggcgtcgagcgcggccgcggcggggagggcgcgggcggtgagcctggcggcggcggcgcgggtggtggcggcgacggcgcggccggcgtcgagcgcggcggcggcggcgggggtgggcgcGATGGCGCTGATCGTGCAGGGGGAGGACACGGCGTTCGGGACGCTGGAGTGGTGGGCGTACGCGGGCACCTCCTGCTTCCTCGTGCTCTTCGCCGGGATCATGTCCGGGCTCACCCTGGGGCTCATGTCGCTCGGCCTCGTCGAGCTGGAGATCCTCCAGCGCAGCGGCACGGACGCCGAGAAGGCGCAGGCTG CTGCCATCCTTCCGGTTGTTCAAAAGCAGCACCAGCTTCTTGTTACCCTGCTGTTGTGTAATGCTGCTGCCATGGAG GCACTTCCTATATTTCTTGACAGGATTTTTCATCCTGTTGTTGCTGTAATATTATCAGTGACGTTTGTTCTTGCCTTTGGAGAG GTTATACCACAAGCAATCTGTACTAGATATGGTCTAGCAGTGGGTGCTAACTTTGTATGGCTTGTACGGATCCTCATGGTCCTGTGCTATCCAATTGCTTACCCCATTGGGAAG CTCTTGGACTGCGCTCTTGGGCACAATGAGTCTGCACTTTTTAGGCGAGCTCAGTTGAAAGCTCTAGTTTCAATCCATGGCAAAGAG GCTGGCAAGGGTGGAGAGCTTACTCATGATGAGACTACAATCATAAGCGGAGCCTTGGATCTGACTGAAAAG ACTGCTGCAGAAGCTATGACACCTATTGAGTCAACTTTCTCGCTGGATGTGGATTCCAAGCTGGATTG GGAAGCGATTGGAAAAATTCTTGCTCGTGGTCACAGCCGTGTTCCTGTATACTCAGGAAACCCTAAAAATATTATTGGTCTCCTGTTG GTGAAAAGTCTTTTGACTGTTCGTGCTGAAACAGAGACACCAGTTAGTGCTGTTTCAATTAGAAGGATTCCAAG GGTTCCTTCAGACATGCCTTTGTATGATATACTCAATGAGTTTCAGAAAGGAAGTAGTCATATGGCTGCTGTTGTGAAGGCTAAACCCAAAACTGAACCACCTGCTAACAAAACTGAACCAAACAGGGAAGCAGTTGGGCCAGCACAGTTGACTGCTCCCTTGTTATCTAATGCTGAAGAAAGGGCAGACAATGTGGTTGTTGACATTGAAAGACCACATAACAGGCAGGTTAATGGAAACACAGCATCGAACACAGTGCCTAGGGCATCAGAGGATATCGAGGATGGTGAGGTCGTTGGTATCATCACACTTGAAGATGTCTTTGAAGAACTCCTGCAG GAGGAGATTGTGGATGAGACTGATGAATATGTTGATGTTCACAAAAG GATCcgagtggctgctgctgctgctgcatcttcagTTGCAAGGGCTCCATCTGTTAGGAGATTAACGGGTCAAAAGGCTGCA AATCGCCAAGGACAGCAGCAGCCTGCTGGAATTCTGAAGAAACCTACTGAAGGTGAATCGAACCCATCAAAACAAGTGAACCTTGTGGAGCCTCTGCTGGAAAACAGGAGGTAA
- the LOC120698798 gene encoding DUF21 domain-containing protein At4g14240-like isoform X1: MAAAAGRARAVSLAAAARVVAATARPASSAAAAGRARAVSLAAAARVVAATARPASSAAAAAGVGAMALIVQGEDTAFGTLEWWAYAGTSCFLVLFAGIMSGLTLGLMSLGLVELEILQRSGTDAEKAQAAAILPVVQKQHQLLVTLLLCNAAAMEALPIFLDRIFHPVVAVILSVTFVLAFGEVIPQAICTRYGLAVGANFVWLVRILMVLCYPIAYPIGKLLDCALGHNESALFRRAQLKALVSIHGKEAGKGGELTHDETTIISGALDLTEKTAAEAMTPIESTFSLDVDSKLDWEAIGKILARGHSRVPVYSGNPKNIIGLLLVKSLLTVRAETETPVSAVSIRRIPRVPSDMPLYDILNEFQKGSSHMAAVVKAKPKTEPPANKTEPNREAVGPAQLTAPLLSNAEERADNVVVDIERPHNRQVNGNTASNTVPRASEDIEDGEVVGIITLEDVFEELLQEEIVDETDEYVDVHKRIRVAAAAAASSVARAPSVRRLTGQKAAGAQNRQGQQQPAGILKKPTEGESNPSKQVNLVEPLLENRR, encoded by the exons atggcggcggcggcggggagggcgcgggcggtgagcctggcggcggcggcgcgggtggtggcggcgacggcgcggccggcgtcgagcgcggccgcggcggggagggcgcgggcggtgagcctggcggcggcggcgcgggtggtggcggcgacggcgcggccggcgtcgagcgcggcggcggcggcgggggtgggcgcGATGGCGCTGATCGTGCAGGGGGAGGACACGGCGTTCGGGACGCTGGAGTGGTGGGCGTACGCGGGCACCTCCTGCTTCCTCGTGCTCTTCGCCGGGATCATGTCCGGGCTCACCCTGGGGCTCATGTCGCTCGGCCTCGTCGAGCTGGAGATCCTCCAGCGCAGCGGCACGGACGCCGAGAAGGCGCAGGCTG CTGCCATCCTTCCGGTTGTTCAAAAGCAGCACCAGCTTCTTGTTACCCTGCTGTTGTGTAATGCTGCTGCCATGGAG GCACTTCCTATATTTCTTGACAGGATTTTTCATCCTGTTGTTGCTGTAATATTATCAGTGACGTTTGTTCTTGCCTTTGGAGAG GTTATACCACAAGCAATCTGTACTAGATATGGTCTAGCAGTGGGTGCTAACTTTGTATGGCTTGTACGGATCCTCATGGTCCTGTGCTATCCAATTGCTTACCCCATTGGGAAG CTCTTGGACTGCGCTCTTGGGCACAATGAGTCTGCACTTTTTAGGCGAGCTCAGTTGAAAGCTCTAGTTTCAATCCATGGCAAAGAG GCTGGCAAGGGTGGAGAGCTTACTCATGATGAGACTACAATCATAAGCGGAGCCTTGGATCTGACTGAAAAG ACTGCTGCAGAAGCTATGACACCTATTGAGTCAACTTTCTCGCTGGATGTGGATTCCAAGCTGGATTG GGAAGCGATTGGAAAAATTCTTGCTCGTGGTCACAGCCGTGTTCCTGTATACTCAGGAAACCCTAAAAATATTATTGGTCTCCTGTTG GTGAAAAGTCTTTTGACTGTTCGTGCTGAAACAGAGACACCAGTTAGTGCTGTTTCAATTAGAAGGATTCCAAG GGTTCCTTCAGACATGCCTTTGTATGATATACTCAATGAGTTTCAGAAAGGAAGTAGTCATATGGCTGCTGTTGTGAAGGCTAAACCCAAAACTGAACCACCTGCTAACAAAACTGAACCAAACAGGGAAGCAGTTGGGCCAGCACAGTTGACTGCTCCCTTGTTATCTAATGCTGAAGAAAGGGCAGACAATGTGGTTGTTGACATTGAAAGACCACATAACAGGCAGGTTAATGGAAACACAGCATCGAACACAGTGCCTAGGGCATCAGAGGATATCGAGGATGGTGAGGTCGTTGGTATCATCACACTTGAAGATGTCTTTGAAGAACTCCTGCAG GAGGAGATTGTGGATGAGACTGATGAATATGTTGATGTTCACAAAAG GATCcgagtggctgctgctgctgctgcatcttcagTTGCAAGGGCTCCATCTGTTAGGAGATTAACGGGTCAAAAGGCTGCA GGAGCACAGAATCGCCAAGGACAGCAGCAGCCTGCTGGAATTCTGAAGAAACCTACTGAAGGTGAATCGAACCCATCAAAACAAGTGAACCTTGTGGAGCCTCTGCTGGAAAACAGGAGGTAA
- the LOC120698798 gene encoding DUF21 domain-containing protein At4g14240-like isoform X3 → MCTASFFHHPTAGEVGANLISPTASRLVHALPIFLDRIFHPVVAVILSVTFVLAFGEVIPQAICTRYGLAVGANFVWLVRILMVLCYPIAYPIGKLLDCALGHNESALFRRAQLKALVSIHGKEAGKGGELTHDETTIISGALDLTEKTAAEAMTPIESTFSLDVDSKLDWEAIGKILARGHSRVPVYSGNPKNIIGLLLVKSLLTVRAETETPVSAVSIRRIPRVPSDMPLYDILNEFQKGSSHMAAVVKAKPKTEPPANKTEPNREAVGPAQLTAPLLSNAEERADNVVVDIERPHNRQVNGNTASNTVPRASEDIEDGEVVGIITLEDVFEELLQEEIVDETDEYVDVHKRIRVAAAAAASSVARAPSVRRLTGQKAAGAQNRQGQQQPAGILKKPTEGESNPSKQVNLVEPLLENRR, encoded by the exons ATGTGTACTGCTAGtttctttcatcatccaactgCAGGGGAAGTTGGTGCTAACCTTATTAGTCCAACTGCATCACGGTTGGTGCAT GCACTTCCTATATTTCTTGACAGGATTTTTCATCCTGTTGTTGCTGTAATATTATCAGTGACGTTTGTTCTTGCCTTTGGAGAG GTTATACCACAAGCAATCTGTACTAGATATGGTCTAGCAGTGGGTGCTAACTTTGTATGGCTTGTACGGATCCTCATGGTCCTGTGCTATCCAATTGCTTACCCCATTGGGAAG CTCTTGGACTGCGCTCTTGGGCACAATGAGTCTGCACTTTTTAGGCGAGCTCAGTTGAAAGCTCTAGTTTCAATCCATGGCAAAGAG GCTGGCAAGGGTGGAGAGCTTACTCATGATGAGACTACAATCATAAGCGGAGCCTTGGATCTGACTGAAAAG ACTGCTGCAGAAGCTATGACACCTATTGAGTCAACTTTCTCGCTGGATGTGGATTCCAAGCTGGATTG GGAAGCGATTGGAAAAATTCTTGCTCGTGGTCACAGCCGTGTTCCTGTATACTCAGGAAACCCTAAAAATATTATTGGTCTCCTGTTG GTGAAAAGTCTTTTGACTGTTCGTGCTGAAACAGAGACACCAGTTAGTGCTGTTTCAATTAGAAGGATTCCAAG GGTTCCTTCAGACATGCCTTTGTATGATATACTCAATGAGTTTCAGAAAGGAAGTAGTCATATGGCTGCTGTTGTGAAGGCTAAACCCAAAACTGAACCACCTGCTAACAAAACTGAACCAAACAGGGAAGCAGTTGGGCCAGCACAGTTGACTGCTCCCTTGTTATCTAATGCTGAAGAAAGGGCAGACAATGTGGTTGTTGACATTGAAAGACCACATAACAGGCAGGTTAATGGAAACACAGCATCGAACACAGTGCCTAGGGCATCAGAGGATATCGAGGATGGTGAGGTCGTTGGTATCATCACACTTGAAGATGTCTTTGAAGAACTCCTGCAG GAGGAGATTGTGGATGAGACTGATGAATATGTTGATGTTCACAAAAG GATCcgagtggctgctgctgctgctgcatcttcagTTGCAAGGGCTCCATCTGTTAGGAGATTAACGGGTCAAAAGGCTGCA GGAGCACAGAATCGCCAAGGACAGCAGCAGCCTGCTGGAATTCTGAAGAAACCTACTGAAGGTGAATCGAACCCATCAAAACAAGTGAACCTTGTGGAGCCTCTGCTGGAAAACAGGAGGTAA
- the LOC120698799 gene encoding peptide-N4-(N-acetyl-beta-glucosaminyl)asparagine amidase A-like isoform X1, with protein MPLRAPPRRRLLLHLLLLLAPALADVPDRYSSPRQGASAGAGAGHGNAPAREYLDPTYPTPRPPPSAPSCVVPVLSYSFANTYGAPPATAAYAPPAGCPAPWSLVVLSFSAAVAGDQYDRVAAVWLDGAELLRTTTAEPTPDGIRWTVRKDVTRHSALLRSPPGGVLSVMLENLVNHQYTGVYNVSVSLEFHGVPAYLAGAGSSSSSSGGGAVGSNPSTPTLPESYFQPADLILPISEATGNSIGFWFRIQNSSDSRSKLVSVPSSTYRAVLEVFVSPHSNDEFWYSNPPDIYIRENNLSTSRGNAAYREVVVSVDRHFAGSFVPFPVIYTGGINPLFWQPVAALGAFNLPTYDVELTPFLGLLVDGKPHEIALSVVDGIAEWLVDANLHLWLDPAASSVSAALGRYRTPRLSITRRYSTRLLDGSFSIRAKRKFRASGWVTSSLGNFTTEVETKLEATSVVEFTLQGRNKTVRLQAEQETEVTVRSSETRKEVGKVETEAKFPLWLEMVTEDAGGGNGTYVMRTNLTHSLSVETSAEAEGLFEERAARLADEQAAAGWMLVRDHDVLNGSAATTQAYRYSDGAGRVERAIDTLDGAVLSDNVTESYSALGVAAM; from the coding sequence ATGCCGCTgcgcgcgccgcctcgccgccgcctcctcctccacctcctcctactCCTAGCCCCGGCCCTCGCCGACGTCCCCGACCGCTACTCCTCTCCGCGCCAGGGCgcgagcgccggcgccggcgcggggcaCGGTAATGCGCCCGCGCGGGAGTACCTCGACCCCACCTACCCGACCCCGCGCCCCCCGCCGTCGGCGCCGTCCTGCGTCGTGCCGGTGCTCTCCTACTCCTTCGCCAACACCTACGGCGCGCCCCCCGCCACGGCCGCGtacgcgccgccggcggggtgCCCCGCGCCCTGGTCCCTCGTCGTGCTCTCCTTCTCCGCGGCCGTCGCCGGGGACCAGTACGACCGCGTCGCGGCCGTCTGGCTCGACGGCGCCGAGCTCCtccgcaccaccaccgccgagCCCACCCCCGACGGCATCCGCTGGACCGTCCGCAAGGACGTGACCCGCCACTCCGCGCTGCTCCGCTCCCCGCCCGGCGGCGTGCTCTCCGTCATGCTCGAGAACCTCGTCAACCACCAGTACACCGGCGTGTACAACGTCAGCGTCTCCCTCGAGTTCCACGGCGTCCCGGCTTACCTCGCGGGCGCgggatcctcctcctcctcctccggcggcggcgccgtcggttCCAACCCGTCGACGCCGACGCTGCCGGAGTCGTACTTCCAGCCGGCGGACCTGATCCTGCCGATCTCGGAGGCCACGGGCAACAGCATCGGCTTCTGGTTCCGCATCCAGAACTCGTCGGACTCGCGCTCCAAGCTCGTGAGCGTTCCGTCGAGCACCTACCGCGCGGTCTTGGAGGTCTTCGTGTCCCCGCACTCCAACGACGAGTTCTGGTACTCCAACCCGCCCGACATCTACATCCGCGAGAACAACCTCTCCACCTCGCGGGGCAACGCCGCGTACCGCGAGGTCGTCGTGAGCGTGGACCGCCACTTCGCCGGCTCGTTCGTCCCGTTCCCGGTCATCTACACGGGCGGCATCAACCCGCTCTTCTGGCAGCccgtggcggcgctgggcgccTTCAACCTCCCGACCTACGACGTCGAGCTGACCCCGTTCCTGGGCCTCCTGGTCGACGGCAAGCCCCACGAGATCGCCCTCAGCGTGGTGGACGGCATCGCCGAGTGGCTCGTCGACGCCAACCTCCACCTGTGGCTGGACCCCGCCGCGTCGAGCGTGTCCGCCGCGCTCGGCCGGTACCGGACGCCGCGGCTGTCCATCACCCGCCGCTACAGCACGCGCCTCCTGGACGGGAGCTTCAGCATCCGCGCCAAGAGGAAGTTCCGCGCCAGCGGGTGGGTGACGTCGTCGCTCGGCAACTTCACGACGGAGGTGGAGACGAAGCTGGAGGCGACCAGCGTGGTGGAGTTCACCCTCCAGGGCCGGAACAAGACCGTCCGGCTGCAGGCGGAGCAGGAGACGGAGGTCACCGTCCGGTCGTCGGAGACGCGGAAGGAGGTGGGCAAGGTGGAGACGGAGGCCAAGTTCCCGCTGTGGCTGGAGATGGTGACcgaggacgccggcggcgggaacgGCACGTACGTGATGAGGACGAACCTGACGCACTCCCTGAGCGTCGAGACGAGCGCCGAGGCCGAGGGGCTGTTCGaggagcgcgcggcgcggctcgccgacGAGCAGGCCGCGGCGGGGTGGATGCTCGTGAGGGACCACGACGTGCTCAACGggtcggcggcgacgacgcagGCGTACCGGTACAGCGACGGCGCGGGGCGGGTGGAGCGGGCCATCGACACGCTGGACGGCGCCGTGCTGAGCGACAACGTGACGGAGAGCTACAGCGCCCTGGGCGTCGCTGCGATGTAG
- the LOC120698799 gene encoding uncharacterized protein LOC120698799 isoform X2: MPLRAPPRRRLLLHLLLLLAPALADVPDRYSSPRQGASAGAGAGHGNAPAREYLDPTYPTPRPPPSAPSCVVPVLSYSFANTYGAPPATAAYAPPAGCPAPWSLVVLSFSAAVAGDQYDRVAAVWLDGAELLRTTTAEPTPDGIRWTVRKDVTRHSALLRSPPGGVLSVMLENLVNHQYTGVYNVSVSLEFHGVPAYLAGAGSSSSSSGGGAVGSNPSTPTLPESYFQPADLILPISEATGNSIGFWFRIQNSSDSRSKLVSVPSSTYRAVLEVFVSPHQRGGRELQHPRQEEVPRQRVGDVVARQLHDGGGDEAGGDQRGGVHPPGPEQDRPAAGGAGDGGHRPVVGDAEGGGQGGDGGQVPAVAGDGDRGRRRRERHVRDEDEPDALPERRDERRGRGAVRGARGAARRRAGRGGVDAREGPRRAQRVGGDDAGVPVQRRRGAGGAGHRHAGRRRAERQRDGELQRPGRRCDVESSSSIRFQSEPCFQLLQRWRLALLPV; this comes from the exons ATGCCGCTgcgcgcgccgcctcgccgccgcctcctcctccacctcctcctactCCTAGCCCCGGCCCTCGCCGACGTCCCCGACCGCTACTCCTCTCCGCGCCAGGGCgcgagcgccggcgccggcgcggggcaCGGTAATGCGCCCGCGCGGGAGTACCTCGACCCCACCTACCCGACCCCGCGCCCCCCGCCGTCGGCGCCGTCCTGCGTCGTGCCGGTGCTCTCCTACTCCTTCGCCAACACCTACGGCGCGCCCCCCGCCACGGCCGCGtacgcgccgccggcggggtgCCCCGCGCCCTGGTCCCTCGTCGTGCTCTCCTTCTCCGCGGCCGTCGCCGGGGACCAGTACGACCGCGTCGCGGCCGTCTGGCTCGACGGCGCCGAGCTCCtccgcaccaccaccgccgagCCCACCCCCGACGGCATCCGCTGGACCGTCCGCAAGGACGTGACCCGCCACTCCGCGCTGCTCCGCTCCCCGCCCGGCGGCGTGCTCTCCGTCATGCTCGAGAACCTCGTCAACCACCAGTACACCGGCGTGTACAACGTCAGCGTCTCCCTCGAGTTCCACGGCGTCCCGGCTTACCTCGCGGGCGCgggatcctcctcctcctcctccggcggcggcgccgtcggttCCAACCCGTCGACGCCGACGCTGCCGGAGTCGTACTTCCAGCCGGCGGACCTGATCCTGCCGATCTCGGAGGCCACGGGCAACAGCATCGGCTTCTGGTTCCGCATCCAGAACTCGTCGGACTCGCGCTCCAAGCTCGTGAGCGTTCCGTCGAGCACCTACCGCGCGGTCTTGGAGGTCTTCGTGTCCCCGCAC CAGCGTGG TGGACGGGAGCTTCAGCATCCGCGCCAAGAGGAAGTTCCGCGCCAGCGGGTGGGTGACGTCGTCGCTCGGCAACTTCACGACGGAGGTGGAGACGAAGCTGGAGGCGACCAGCGTGGTGGAGTTCACCCTCCAGGGCCGGAACAAGACCGTCCGGCTGCAGGCGGAGCAGGAGACGGAGGTCACCGTCCGGTCGTCGGAGACGCGGAAGGAGGTGGGCAAGGTGGAGACGGAGGCCAAGTTCCCGCTGTGGCTGGAGATGGTGACcgaggacgccggcggcgggaacgGCACGTACGTGATGAGGACGAACCTGACGCACTCCCTGAGCGTCGAGACGAGCGCCGAGGCCGAGGGGCTGTTCGaggagcgcgcggcgcggctcgccgacGAGCAGGCCGCGGCGGGGTGGATGCTCGTGAGGGACCACGACGTGCTCAACGggtcggcggcgacgacgcagGCGTACCGGTACAGCGACGGCGCGGGGCGGGTGGAGCGGGCCATCGACACGCTGGACGGCGCCGTGCTGAGCGACAACGTGACGGAGAGCTACAGCGCCCTGGGCGTCGCTGCGATGTAGAATCGAGCTCTTCGATCAGATTTCAGAGCGAGCCGTGCTTCCAGTTGTTGCAAAGATGGCGGCTTGCTTTGCTTCCGGTGTAA